A genome region from Akkermansiaceae bacterium includes the following:
- a CDS encoding sulfite exporter TauE/SafE family protein, with amino-acid sequence MDPVHTTIGALVAGLVTSVHCVGMCGPIACGLAAMPSSETERLAAMSAYHGARLTSYAAIGALCGALGSQPLQWFFDSPAVLLPWVLVAVMLVFGFGLEKKLPRPPALLKWTAKMRFRLGRMSPLRGGLALGFLTPLLPCGPLYLLFGASLLSGSALRGAEFALAFGLGTVPLLWLAQQQLKHLQKRIKPATLVRVQRSLAIAAALVMAFRLWGTVPAAMAEEKPEELPSCCH; translated from the coding sequence TTGGATCCCGTCCACACCACCATCGGAGCCCTCGTCGCCGGCCTCGTGACCAGCGTGCACTGCGTCGGCATGTGCGGCCCCATCGCGTGCGGGCTTGCGGCGATGCCCTCGTCGGAAACGGAGCGGCTGGCGGCGATGAGCGCCTACCACGGCGCGCGCCTCACGTCCTACGCGGCCATCGGCGCGCTGTGCGGCGCCCTCGGCAGCCAGCCGCTGCAATGGTTCTTCGACTCGCCCGCCGTGCTGCTGCCGTGGGTGCTTGTCGCGGTGATGCTGGTGTTCGGATTCGGCCTGGAAAAGAAGCTTCCGCGCCCTCCCGCGCTGCTGAAGTGGACGGCGAAGATGCGCTTCCGCCTCGGGCGGATGTCGCCGCTGCGCGGAGGGCTGGCGCTCGGTTTCCTGACCCCGCTGCTGCCCTGCGGGCCGCTGTATCTGCTTTTCGGGGCGTCCCTGCTCAGCGGATCGGCGTTGCGCGGCGCGGAGTTCGCGCTCGCTTTCGGCCTCGGCACGGTGCCGCTTCTGTGGCTCGCCCAACAGCAGCTCAAGCATCTCCAGAAGCGCATCAAGCCCGCCACCCTCGTCCGCGTCCAGCGCTCGCTCGCCATCGCCGCCGCCCTCGTCATGGCCTTCCGACTCTGGGGCACCGTCCCCGCCGCCATGGCCGAGGAAAAGCCCGAGGAGCTTCCCTCCTGCTGCCACTAA
- a CDS encoding protein kinase, with protein sequence MKKENTLCFCIFIRALDLEGDARDSFIDEACSGNPELEAEVRTLLADSEKADDFFSESENPALLAASFQTPYTEVEGDRVGNFILRQQIGEGGFGMVWMAEQMEPVKRMVALKVVKAGMDTKQVLARFEAERQALALMNHPNIAKVLEAGATSSGRPYFTMELVKGIPITDFCDQRQLDLRQRLELFRDVCSAVQHAHQKGVIHRDLKPSNVMVTLAGDEPLVKIIDFGIAKATQSKLVEKTLFTRFGQFLGTPVYMSPEQAAMSALDVDTRSDIYSLGVLLYELLAGAPPFDQHTLLSVAHDEMLRIIREEEPQTPSTRSSQMRTPDGAAAMRKSPVPASTLKGELDWIVMKAIEKDRSRRYESASAFAADIGRYLANEPVQAAAPGALYLFGKFARRHKVALGTAAAMLALLLAGITSTAWQAARATAGMKRAVEAEGLAARRLAEAESFASTLREVLEGQLTGYWQTDIAKTLEHSKKAGFDLDMLEEAFLHKSAFEIRNGAMTVHGPPGNLAENPPIPFTIQQQGGAGKSLVLEFADGEVGPQSASIEGDTLTMEMGELIMVFRRMSDEKFREFAKLLQEAKAAAIAEKEKEAQVPPVDIAAIDGLKDLEELEFFNERVINIDALAGLPKLKELSIYMSPFPTLDFLESSTAIEKLNLFGSDHTFKDYKPLLHLKNLRELDLTANEQATDANLKDLAALTTLEKFSMNLCTEVTSLEFLRNCKGLREVHVAAGIALRDVDALAGFADLEVLNLSYTPVADIGFLKDAKKLRVLDLSGTQVTDIAVLAGCTSLERLNLTDTKVTDLTPLLPMLRASGLPLIEFPEGVNEEQRRTITEATTISSEEMKRIAPTGLTLVICDANNEVLDTLVVKPDVGNAEYEFRISEEQSEIRVFVVGSRIKKTDYYEDLTQNYFIARASNKDRAEAGGTVAERVGASVSEGELDGFAMAGVFISEPRTLRLTEAMKKQIQADIVADQRTMPIFVEAEGDSPGTTSSVPVE encoded by the coding sequence ATGAAAAAAGAAAACACACTCTGCTTCTGCATTTTCATCCGCGCCCTGGATCTGGAAGGCGACGCCCGCGATTCATTCATCGACGAAGCCTGCTCCGGGAATCCTGAGTTGGAAGCGGAAGTCAGGACCCTGCTGGCCGACTCCGAGAAGGCCGATGACTTTTTCTCCGAGAGCGAGAATCCCGCCCTTCTCGCAGCGAGTTTTCAAACACCTTACACCGAAGTGGAGGGCGACCGGGTGGGCAATTTCATCCTGCGCCAGCAGATCGGCGAAGGGGGTTTCGGCATGGTCTGGATGGCCGAGCAGATGGAACCGGTGAAGCGCATGGTCGCGCTCAAGGTCGTCAAGGCCGGGATGGATACCAAGCAGGTGCTCGCCCGCTTCGAGGCCGAGCGCCAGGCGCTTGCCTTGATGAACCACCCGAACATCGCCAAGGTGCTCGAAGCCGGCGCCACATCGAGCGGGCGACCCTATTTCACCATGGAGTTGGTCAAGGGCATTCCCATCACAGACTTCTGCGACCAACGGCAGCTCGATCTACGCCAACGCTTGGAGCTGTTCCGCGATGTCTGCTCCGCCGTACAGCACGCCCACCAGAAAGGGGTCATCCACCGCGACCTCAAGCCCTCGAACGTAATGGTCACCCTGGCCGGCGATGAGCCGCTGGTGAAGATCATCGACTTCGGCATCGCCAAGGCCACCCAGAGCAAGCTTGTCGAGAAAACCCTTTTCACGCGCTTCGGCCAGTTTCTCGGCACGCCGGTTTACATGAGCCCCGAGCAAGCCGCCATGAGCGCGCTCGATGTGGACACCCGCTCCGACATCTACAGCCTCGGAGTCCTGCTTTACGAACTGCTTGCGGGGGCTCCGCCCTTCGATCAGCACACCCTTCTCTCCGTGGCACACGACGAGATGCTGAGGATCATCCGCGAAGAGGAACCGCAAACCCCCAGCACCCGCAGCAGCCAGATGCGGACTCCAGACGGTGCCGCCGCCATGCGCAAGTCGCCCGTCCCCGCCAGCACTCTCAAGGGCGAACTCGATTGGATCGTGATGAAGGCGATCGAGAAAGACCGCTCACGGCGATACGAATCCGCCAGCGCGTTTGCCGCGGATATCGGTCGATACCTCGCCAACGAACCCGTCCAAGCCGCCGCTCCCGGCGCCCTCTATCTCTTCGGCAAATTCGCCCGCCGTCACAAAGTCGCGCTCGGCACGGCGGCGGCGATGCTGGCCTTGCTCCTGGCGGGGATCACCAGCACCGCTTGGCAGGCGGCGCGCGCCACCGCCGGCATGAAGCGCGCGGTGGAAGCCGAGGGGCTGGCCGCACGGAGGCTGGCGGAAGCCGAATCCTTCGCCAGCACCCTGCGCGAAGTGCTGGAAGGGCAATTGACCGGCTATTGGCAGACCGACATTGCGAAGACCCTCGAGCACTCGAAGAAAGCCGGTTTTGACTTGGATATGCTTGAGGAAGCTTTCTTACACAAGTCGGCTTTCGAGATCCGCAATGGGGCAATGACAGTTCACGGGCCACCGGGAAATCTCGCCGAGAATCCGCCGATTCCTTTCACCATCCAACAGCAGGGCGGTGCCGGCAAATCCCTCGTTCTGGAATTCGCGGATGGCGAAGTCGGACCACAAAGCGCGTCCATCGAGGGCGACACGCTCACCATGGAAATGGGGGAACTCATCATGGTCTTCAGGCGCATGAGTGATGAGAAGTTCCGGGAATTCGCCAAGCTGCTGCAAGAAGCAAAAGCCGCCGCCATCGCGGAAAAGGAAAAGGAGGCACAAGTCCCGCCGGTTGACATCGCCGCCATCGATGGACTCAAGGATTTGGAAGAACTCGAATTCTTCAACGAACGCGTCATCAACATCGATGCGCTGGCTGGTTTGCCCAAGCTCAAGGAACTCAGCATCTACATGAGTCCTTTCCCTACCTTGGATTTCCTCGAGAGCTCCACCGCCATCGAAAAGCTCAACCTCTTTGGCAGCGATCACACCTTCAAGGACTACAAGCCGCTTCTCCACCTCAAGAACCTCCGCGAGTTGGATCTTACCGCGAACGAGCAGGCGACCGACGCGAACCTCAAGGATCTGGCGGCTCTCACCACGCTGGAGAAATTCAGCATGAACCTTTGCACCGAAGTGACGAGCCTCGAATTCCTCCGCAACTGCAAAGGTCTCAGGGAGGTCCATGTCGCAGCAGGCATCGCGCTCCGCGACGTGGATGCCCTGGCCGGTTTCGCGGATCTGGAGGTGCTCAACCTGAGCTACACGCCGGTCGCTGACATCGGCTTTCTCAAGGACGCGAAAAAGCTCAGGGTGCTCGACCTCAGCGGAACCCAAGTCACCGACATCGCGGTTCTCGCCGGATGCACCTCACTGGAACGGCTCAATCTCACCGATACGAAGGTCACCGACCTGACGCCCCTGCTGCCCATGCTGCGGGCAAGCGGCCTGCCATTGATCGAATTCCCGGAGGGGGTGAATGAAGAGCAGCGCAGGACAATCACCGAGGCCACAACGATTTCGTCGGAAGAAATGAAGCGCATCGCACCGACAGGCCTGACCCTGGTGATCTGCGACGCCAACAACGAAGTGCTCGATACCCTGGTGGTGAAACCGGATGTCGGGAACGCTGAATACGAGTTTCGCATTTCGGAGGAGCAAAGCGAGATCCGGGTGTTCGTGGTGGGTTCACGCATCAAGAAAACCGATTACTACGAGGATTTGACGCAGAATTACTTCATTGCCCGTGCTTCTAACAAGGATCGAGCAGAAGCCGGAGGGACTGTGGCCGAAAGGGTGGGCGCATCCGTGAGCGAAGGGGAACTGGACGGGTTCGCCATGGCGGGGGTCTTTATCAGCGAGCCAAGAACCTTGAGACTTACGGAAGCGATGAAAAAGCAAATCCAAGCGGACATCGTCGCCGATCAGCGCACCATGCCAATCTTTGTCGAGGCGGAAGGCGACAGCCCTGGAACAACAAGCTCTGTGCCTGTCGAATGA
- a CDS encoding sigma-70 family RNA polymerase sigma factor: MTEYTRWLNHSDETRDNEVFAGLYAELRRIARSKMAGERQGGTLDTCGLLHEAWLRLEKSAPAQWRDRKQFYAAASEAMRRILVEAARRRMAAKRGGGEKAVPLDDELPVAAPMEDERLLDVHEALGRLETESPMDAQIVKLRFFSGLGNGEIATLLDVSERTVERHWKLAKLWLYRELKEPNE, translated from the coding sequence ATGACCGAATACACCCGCTGGCTGAACCATTCCGACGAGACCCGCGACAATGAAGTGTTCGCCGGGTTATACGCCGAATTGCGCCGGATCGCGCGTTCCAAAATGGCGGGCGAACGCCAGGGCGGCACGCTCGACACTTGCGGACTGCTCCATGAGGCCTGGCTGAGATTGGAAAAATCCGCACCCGCCCAATGGCGCGACCGCAAGCAATTCTACGCCGCGGCCTCCGAGGCGATGCGCCGGATCCTCGTCGAAGCGGCACGTCGGAGGATGGCCGCCAAGCGCGGCGGCGGTGAAAAAGCCGTTCCCCTTGACGACGAGCTGCCGGTGGCGGCACCGATGGAGGACGAACGACTCCTCGACGTACATGAAGCTCTCGGTCGGTTAGAAACGGAATCGCCCATGGATGCCCAGATCGTGAAACTGCGTTTCTTCTCAGGGTTGGGAAACGGGGAGATCGCCACCCTTCTCGATGTCAGCGAGCGCACGGTGGAACGCCACTGGAAACTCGCCAAACTTTGGCTCTACCGCGAGCTGAAGGAACCGAATGAATGA
- a CDS encoding heavy metal translocating P-type ATPase metal-binding domain-containing protein: MPVCEHCATPFSAASAVDRFCCRGCEFVHGMIQGEGLGHFYDLRSNSTLRPVRSVPFEARDFGWLKERAAAIEENVPKGEAAEGDFSLEGLSCVGCVWLVENVFRRHHGALEASAHPATGLLRLRWLSGETDLTSFADELASFGYTLTPKKPGSSGGEIRQLGAKLGLCAAFAMNAMVFTLPRYVGMPDDFGFAGIFQLITFLSATLAMLVGGSHFIKRAWLSTKAGVPHIDLPIALGVSFAFIGSLIGWALGVEGLMYFDFVAMFIFLMLGGRYLQLAAIEKNRNRLQRRRPVPETMASPDRAEPVPLSELAPGMRVEILPGQSVPVAATLDSEAAEFSLEWINGEADPHTFSAGRTVPAGAIHLGSAPVIVKASEAWADSLLARLTGSDRAAARVPALEKLLRHYLAAIVLIGVAGFVWWLRMDGFAPALQVMISVFVVSCPCALGVALPLADELAGTRMERAGVFIREPLIWSRLRAVRKIIFDKTGTLTLERPVLMNPEAVGNLDTDAKSALARLTDGSLHPVSRTLLEALGADGQRLLRSLPAAEIQDTPGMGRSFGKWSLGRPGWASGEAAADAPHDAELCHGGEPVARFRFEESLRPDAIAALRVLQKDHRLIILSGDRPEKVAAAAAALGIAREDAHSALQPAEKEALVRQLDAHDTLYLGDGANDSLAFNAAWVTGTPVVDRSLLETKSDFYFLGQSLRFLPGMLALAKHRRAAVRTAFAFALVYNATAITFALLGHMNPLVAAIIMPLSSAISLGIVAASLRKP, encoded by the coding sequence TTGCCTGTCTGCGAACATTGCGCGACCCCGTTTTCCGCCGCCTCCGCGGTGGATAGGTTCTGCTGCCGCGGCTGCGAGTTCGTCCACGGGATGATCCAGGGCGAAGGGCTGGGGCATTTCTACGATCTCCGTAGTAATTCCACCCTGCGGCCCGTCCGCAGCGTGCCCTTCGAGGCGCGCGATTTCGGCTGGCTCAAGGAGCGGGCGGCGGCCATCGAGGAAAACGTTCCCAAAGGCGAGGCGGCGGAGGGGGATTTCTCGCTGGAGGGGCTGTCGTGCGTGGGCTGCGTGTGGCTGGTGGAAAACGTTTTCCGCCGCCATCACGGCGCGCTGGAAGCCTCCGCCCATCCGGCGACCGGGCTGCTGCGGCTGCGCTGGCTTTCCGGTGAGACGGATCTTACGTCCTTTGCGGACGAGCTAGCCTCCTTCGGCTACACCCTCACGCCGAAGAAGCCCGGCTCCTCCGGCGGCGAGATCCGCCAGCTCGGCGCGAAGCTCGGTCTCTGCGCCGCCTTCGCGATGAACGCGATGGTCTTCACCCTGCCGCGCTACGTCGGCATGCCGGACGACTTCGGTTTCGCGGGCATTTTCCAGCTCATCACGTTCCTCTCCGCCACGCTGGCGATGCTGGTCGGCGGCTCCCATTTCATCAAGCGCGCCTGGCTTTCCACCAAGGCCGGCGTGCCGCACATCGACCTGCCCATCGCCCTGGGCGTCAGCTTCGCTTTCATCGGTTCGCTCATCGGCTGGGCGCTCGGCGTCGAGGGGCTGATGTATTTCGACTTCGTGGCGATGTTCATTTTCCTGATGCTCGGAGGCCGCTACCTCCAGCTCGCGGCGATCGAAAAAAACCGCAACCGCCTTCAGCGCCGCCGCCCCGTGCCGGAAACGATGGCCTCGCCGGATCGCGCGGAGCCCGTCCCGCTCTCCGAACTCGCGCCGGGCATGAGGGTCGAGATTTTGCCCGGACAATCCGTGCCCGTCGCCGCCACGCTCGATTCCGAAGCCGCCGAGTTTTCCCTGGAATGGATCAACGGCGAGGCGGATCCGCACACGTTTTCGGCGGGCCGCACGGTTCCCGCCGGTGCCATCCACCTCGGTTCCGCGCCCGTCATCGTGAAAGCGAGCGAGGCATGGGCGGATTCCCTGTTGGCGCGGCTGACCGGATCGGATCGCGCCGCCGCGCGCGTGCCCGCGCTGGAGAAACTGCTGCGCCACTACCTCGCCGCCATCGTCCTGATCGGCGTGGCGGGCTTTGTTTGGTGGCTGCGGATGGACGGCTTCGCGCCGGCCTTGCAGGTGATGATCTCGGTCTTTGTCGTCTCCTGCCCCTGCGCTCTCGGCGTCGCCCTGCCGCTCGCCGACGAACTGGCGGGCACCCGGATGGAACGCGCCGGGGTCTTCATCCGCGAGCCGCTGATCTGGTCGCGTCTCCGCGCCGTGCGGAAAATCATTTTCGACAAAACCGGCACCCTCACCCTCGAGCGCCCCGTGCTGATGAACCCCGAGGCCGTCGGAAATCTCGATACCGATGCCAAATCCGCCCTTGCCCGCCTGACCGACGGATCACTTCATCCGGTTTCCCGCACCCTGCTCGAAGCCCTCGGCGCAGACGGCCAGCGCTTGCTCCGGTCATTGCCCGCCGCGGAAATCCAGGACACGCCCGGCATGGGTCGATCCTTCGGGAAATGGTCGCTCGGCAGGCCGGGCTGGGCATCCGGCGAAGCGGCAGCAGACGCCCCCCACGACGCGGAACTCTGCCATGGCGGCGAGCCCGTCGCCCGCTTCCGCTTCGAGGAATCCCTGCGCCCGGATGCCATCGCGGCTCTGCGAGTGTTACAAAAAGATCACCGCCTCATCATCCTTTCCGGAGACAGGCCGGAGAAAGTCGCCGCCGCCGCCGCCGCGCTCGGCATCGCACGGGAGGACGCCCATTCCGCCCTCCAGCCCGCCGAAAAGGAAGCCCTCGTCCGCCAGCTCGACGCGCACGACACCCTCTACCTCGGCGACGGCGCGAACGATTCCCTCGCCTTCAACGCCGCCTGGGTTACGGGAACCCCGGTGGTTGACCGCAGCCTGTTGGAAACGAAATCCGACTTCTATTTCCTCGGCCAGAGCCTGCGCTTCCTGCCCGGAATGCTCGCCCTCGCGAAGCATCGCCGCGCCGCCGTCCGCACCGCGTTCGCTTTCGCGCTCGTTTACAACGCCACTGCCATCACCTTCGCCCTGCTCGGCCACATGAACCCGCTCGTCGCCGCCATCATCATGCCGCTGAGTTCCGCGATCTCGCTGGGCATCGTCGCCGCAAGCCTCCGCAAGCCATGA
- a CDS encoding helix-turn-helix domain-containing protein, protein MKSDSDNFRKTIYGRVLDSELLVTYQNAFRCATGLPLRFVDADSSLPSTCAQAENGSIFCEKLSLCKSACNACIEVNRRLTEEAKLGAPASCKCFSGMSSTAVPVSCNGTLIGFLRTGQVFHSVPDGATFEKVSKTLRRQGLSESEAESLRDAYFQTQVVDPERYQSMITLLATFGTQLSRHAEKLAIVSENSEPEAISRARDFIARNLDEPLPLSLVARHAGLSESHFCRVFKEATGLTLTDYVNRRRIEWAKKELLKPEVRVSEIAFQIGYQSLSQFNRSFARFTGNSPTNFRREELSKLTAV, encoded by the coding sequence ATGAAAAGCGATTCGGACAATTTCCGCAAAACCATCTACGGCCGCGTCCTGGATTCGGAACTCCTTGTCACCTACCAGAATGCGTTCCGCTGCGCCACCGGCCTGCCGCTCCGCTTCGTCGATGCGGACTCCTCGCTGCCCTCCACCTGCGCCCAGGCGGAGAACGGCAGCATTTTTTGTGAAAAGCTAAGCCTCTGCAAATCCGCCTGCAACGCCTGCATTGAAGTGAACCGCCGCCTCACCGAGGAGGCCAAACTCGGGGCACCCGCCAGTTGCAAATGCTTCTCCGGCATGTCCTCCACCGCCGTCCCCGTCTCCTGCAACGGCACCCTCATCGGCTTCCTCCGCACCGGCCAGGTCTTCCATTCCGTTCCCGACGGCGCGACCTTCGAAAAGGTGTCCAAGACCCTCCGCCGCCAGGGGCTTTCCGAGTCCGAGGCCGAATCCCTGCGCGATGCCTACTTCCAGACCCAGGTGGTCGATCCCGAGCGCTACCAGAGCATGATCACCCTGCTGGCGACCTTCGGCACCCAGCTCAGCCGCCATGCGGAAAAGCTCGCCATCGTCAGCGAGAACAGCGAGCCGGAGGCCATCTCGCGCGCCCGGGATTTCATCGCCCGCAACCTCGACGAGCCGCTCCCGCTCTCCCTCGTGGCCCGGCACGCCGGCCTGAGCGAATCCCATTTCTGCCGCGTTTTCAAGGAAGCCACCGGCCTCACGCTCACCGATTACGTGAACCGCCGCCGCATCGAGTGGGCGAAAAAGGAACTGCTCAAGCCGGAAGTCCGCGTCTCCGAGATCGCCTTCCAGATCGGCTACCAATCCCTCTCCCAGTTCAACCGCAGTTTCGCCCGCTTCACCGGGAACTCACCCACCAATTTCCGCCGGGAGGAACTCTCCAAGCTCACGGCCGTGTGA